In Verrucomicrobiota bacterium, the genomic stretch CGCTCCCGAGCCGAAACGGCGGCTGACACCCGCGCAACCTCCAGAAAAGCCGGCTAGACCACCGGAAGGAAAAGGCGAGGGCAAGAATCCCGGAAAAGAGGACAAGGGTCCTGAAAAAGATAAGCCTTAAACGCGGGATGTGTGACGGCCTGAACGGTAGAACGGTCGTCGCCGTCTCGCACACGAGAGAAAGGATTATATGAAAAAGCTCAAATATTTTCTGGCGTTGGTTTTGGTGGTGCTCGCCGGCTGTCGTACTCTGCCAGTGCCGCCAGGACCACCGGGATTGCCGCCTCCACCATTCCTGCCTCATCCGTAATGGCGGACTGAATCAGCGAAGGAACTTTATGAACACAAACGCCAACAGAACCAAACGAGAGAACATGCTCGATGAGCACAGACTGAAACCGGTGGAGTGGTCCGAAGCCGCCCCGTTTACCGTGGAAGCAAACGGCCGCTTCGGAGCCACGAACCGAACAAAACTGGAAAGGAATCATCATGTTAAACTGGACATTGGCATTCCTCGTAATCGCCCTCCTGGCAGCCTTGCTTGGCTTCGCTGGAATCGCCGGAACAGCCGCGTGGATCGCGCAAGTGCTCTTCGTGCTCTTTCTGGTGTTGTTTCTGGTGTCGCTGATCTTCGGACGCAAGCGGGTCTGACGGAACCAAAACTGAACCAAAGGAATACTATGAAAACAAAATACACGTTGGTTTTGATGACTGTGCTGGCCACGGTCATCACCTGCACGCCGTTGCGCGCCGCACGCAGTGATGATGCGCGTATCGTCGCGGCGGCCAAACAGTCTTATGTCTATCGCACTTATCTGAAGAACGATGACATCAAGATTCAATCGAAGGACGGACTTGTAACCTTGAAGGGTGAAGTTTCCGATCGCTCTCATAAAGACATGGCGGCGGATACGGTAGAAAGCCTCCCGGGCGTCAAGAGTGTCGATAATCAACTCGTGGTAAAACCAGCCGACGAACACTCCGACGGCTGGATCGAGTTCAAAGTCAAGTCCGCGCTGCTCTTTCATCGCAGCGTCAGCGGCACCAGGACGACCGTCGCAGTCAAAGATGGCATGGTAACCTTGAGCGGCACCGCCTCCAGCCAGGCCGAAAAGGACCTGACTGAGGAATACGCCAAGGACATTGAAGGCGTCAAAGGGGTCAAAAATGAGATGACGGTCTCCACCACGCCGCCACCTCGGCGCATGGGTGAGGTGATCGATGACGCCTCGATCACGGCACAGGTCAAGTCCGCGCTGCTCACGCATCGCTCGACGAGCGCCATCAAGACCAAGGTGACCACCCGGGGAGGTGTGGTCACGGTGAGTGGAGAGGCGAAAAACCAGGCTGAGAAAGACCTCGTCACCAAGCTCGCCAATGACATTCACGGCGTGAAAAGTGTCGTAAACGCCATGGAGGTGAAAGGGTAAGGCACGCCACAAACGGGAACTGGGTGGTTGTATCCACTTGCACCGCCCAGTTCCCACTCTCGCCATCTTGAACCGGGGTGATTTTATGAAATTGAAACATCAAATTGCATTGGCCGCGGCCTTGACCCTGCTGGTGGGTTGCAACAAGACGGATCAAACCCAGAACCAGGAACAAACAAATGGATCCGTCACAGCCAGACAAGTCACGGAGACCTACAAAGACGCCGCCGTGGCCACCAAAAATTACGTGGTCGAAAACAAAGATGAATTCGTCGCGTCGATGGATACGAAACTGAAGGAATTGGATGCCAATATCGCCGAACTCGCCAAAAAGTCGGAGGGCTACAAGGACGACGCCAAGGTTCAGGCGGACAAAGCGCTGGCCGCATTGCGCGAGCAGCGTGACAAGGCCAAGGCAAAATTTGAGGAAGCGAAAGCGGCGAGCGCCGAGACTTGGAAAGATGTCAAAGCCGGTTTTGCCTCAGCCATGGACGAATTGGAAAAGGCCTACGAGAGCGCCAAGTCAAAGTTCAACTAAGCCGGGTATCTCACGGGTTGATCAACTGGCAGTACCGGCACGTGAGCTTGCTGTCACGCCGAGGGCAGCGTAATAATTTGGCAACCGCTGGTATTCCGATTGACGAACAATTCTTCGGACTACCCTGAATGGTTGCCAAATCGTGAAAAATCTCGTCTTCCAGGCCCTCGCCGAGGCCGCGCACAGCGGTGAACCGGTGGCGCTCGGCGTCATCTCCGGCGTCAAAGGCTCCAGCCCGCAAAAAGTTGGCGCCAAGGCTCTCTTCTACGCCGATGGCCGGATCAAGGGAACACTCGGCGGCGGCTGCCTTGAAGCGGAGATTCAGCATCGCGCAATTCAATCCTTGCGAAGCGGAGAAGCCGAGACCTTCGATTTGCTGCTCGATCACGATTTCGGCTGGGATGATGGTTTGATTTGCGGCGGCAAAGTTTTCGGCGTGATTCTGCCCAATGCGCAGAAGGTCGGGGAACATTTCTGGAACATTCTCGCGGAGCGTAGCGCCACAAAAACGTGGGGCGTGAAGAAAGATTTTGTGGTCGCGCTGGCTGAAGCCCACACACCCACTTTCCCACTTTCCCACTTTCCCTCCGCCGACTGGCTTTATCATGAAACCATCACGCCGCCTTGCGCCTTGTGGATCGCAGGCGCGGGTCACATCGCCCAAGCCGTCGCCCCCCTCGCGCTGCAACTTGATTTCAACGTCACGGTGTTCGATGACCGTCCGGCGTTGTGCAACCATCAGTTCTTTCCACGTGAAGTTTCATTAAAGGCCGATGTCTGGGAAAAACTCAGCGTCTTGCCGCTGCCCAAGGTTCCGAGCTTTGCGTTGATCGTGACGCGTGGCCATCGCCACGACGCGCTCGTGCTTCGGGATTGGATTCATAAGCCATTTCTCTTTTTTGGCATGATCGGCAGCCAACGCAAAGCGCACACAATCTTCGAACACTTTCTCGAAGAAAAAATTGCCACGCCGGAACAGTTGCAGCGTGTTGCGTGTCCCGTGGGAATCCAGATCAAATCGCAAAGTGTGCAGGAAATTGCCGTGAGCATCATGGCGCAATTCATCGAGAAGCGGGCGGAGTTGGTCTCGGAGAGGCAGGCAGCCTCGGCAGCGCAATTCGAGTTGGTGCGATAGCGGCGGAAAACACTGAAAAGCTGACAAGCTGTGATTTTTGCATTCTGGTGCTTGAGTGTTTGAGCTTTTTCTACCGTGCGGATTTTCTGGATTTCATCGACAAGCCTTACTAAAATTTCATGATGAGCAACGAACCTCATCGTCTGAAAGCCACTGGTTGTCGAAGCGATAGATGACCTCATATACGGGATTGCGGTCGCGTTCGAATCGCCGATCAGTGACTAGAATGCGACCGGCAACTTTCGGCTTGAGATCATCAGCAATTGTCGAAAACGAGATATTAGTCGCATAAATGGCGTACGAGCGCAGTAATTGAAGGTCGTTTGTGCTGACCCCATTCGCCTTCGGAGCATATACTAAGAACACCGCCCTTTCGGGGATCGAGTAGCGGCCTTCGGTCTGGAAGGACTCGACCTTAAGCACAGCGTTCGTAAATCCCTTATCGAACGGCGAACCCCACTTGCTCTCAATAGGTGGGCCTGTCATGAAACCTGCATCTTCATCCTTCCAGCGAAGGACGCGGCCATCGCTGTACAGGATTGCGAAGGCAGGTAGCCATGACAAAAAAGAGCTTCTCGTCCTGGCGCGGGGAATGCCATCCGGCACGCGGTAGCAACGGGCGTAAGCTTTTTGCCATTCGACCCCGCTGCGTCTGGAGAATAAACGATATATCGGATACCCTCCGGGATAGTCATGCAGCTTTGAATCATCCTTTGACCTCTTTTAGCGTTCACCGTGATGCCATCTATCCTCCACCAAGCATTGCTGTAACTCAAAGCCACAACAGTGTCTGAGCTGGTCGACGCCTCTGCCGCAGTCGGGAAGAATTCCGAGGTCCGGACCCTCATTTGAACCTTGAACGAAAGTGGAAAACTGGCGTTGCCTTTGTCATCTGCCAAGGCCACGAGATCACAAACTACCGTTGACAGAACGGTCAGAGCCAAGACCCACCACCTGGGCGTACGCAGTGTTTGGCAGCCACCCTTAATCCAACGGCCTGTCCATCTCTGCACACCGCAAAGTACATTGCGAAATGGATTAGTCCCTAGTTTTGACACAAAAGTTCCTTCACCAGGGGCTTGCGCTTGCACGACTGCGCACGATCAGTGCCCCAAGACATTGCTATTTTCCTCATGCTGCGAACAGAAGGCAAGTGGACAAATGCGGGACCACAGCGGCCTCCGTGCTGCACCGTCGCCCAAAGTCTCATTGCCATAGTTCTGCCAATGGTTGATGGCTTGACTGCTTTCATCACAACAAAACGGATCTGCGTAGAACTCTGTCTGGGTAGGGCGGGGCGGGTTCAATGTTTTGCCAGTCGTTTGTCAACAGTTTTTAAAAGTATTTTCTGTGTGGTTCGAAAAACTGAAAAGCCAAGGGAAAGGGGGCACGCTGCAGGAACGGTTAACTGCTTGACGCCCGCCCGGCGTTGGACTTTAGCTCAAACATTGCCGAATTTCGGTTGCATAAGGGCGAGAGATTCACCCGGAGGCAGGTTTCGATTGTGTGATTATGACGGTTAAACCGGACAAAAGAGGGGAATCGAAGGCCAAATCGGTATTTCGGTTTTTGAAGCGGTATGTCCAGGCAACGGCGACCATGTTCGCCGTGATCGGGCTGTTAATGCTTTTGGTTGGTTTGGACGACATACCACCGTTGCGGCAGCAGGATGCTTTGTTTGGCCTCACTACCCGCACGGTGCTGGTATTGGCCGGGGTGTTGCATTTGGCGGTCAGCGGCTACTTGTTTGTGGGTCGGGATTTAATGAACCAAGGGATAGTGACGTCATGGGCGGGTCTGAATCACTTGGTTTATCTTTTAGGGATGGTTTGGTTGAAGGCGGCGGCTCCATTTCCAGCAGTGGTGGCGCTCGCATGGAAGCTAGGGGTTGCGAAAGTGGCGGGCATCCTTTGGATACTGTTTATCGTCTATCTCGTACTGGGGAGTCTCCTGATCCTCATCCTTGAGTGGCGGCAGTGGAAGCAGTCGGAGGCCGAGGCGTTTTTCAAGCGCTGGCGCGAGGTTCGTGCGCATGAACTGGCCAGGGGAGATTCACACTTAAGAAACGCCACCAAAGCGGAAGTGACTGCCAAATCCCTTCCTGAATTCAAATTCTCTTGTCCTAGCTGCGGACAACATAGACGGTGCGATGCCGGATACATGGGCAGGCAGATCAACTGTCCATCTTGCAAAAACCAAATCGTGGTCCCTCAAGCAAACGCCCGGCAAAGTTAAACAGGATATTCGGCGGAGCAATCGCATTCTCACCTCGTCAACTTGGCCGCACTCACTTTGAGTTTTTGGCTTCCTTGTCGCGCGCCTCGGATTCGAGGTGAAACTTGTGCAAGAAGCGGTGCACGACCGGGGCCAGCATGAGTCCCGCCGTCGTGATGAACACAATGCCGCTGAACAGAGCGTAGAACCCGGCGAACACCTTGCCGGCATTTGTTTGCAAGGGCGTCGATGGCCCCATGCCGGACAAAATCATGGCGGCGTTGACGAAGGAATCGACCCACGAAAAGTTTTCGAAGTGGTGATAGCCAAGCATCCCAATACTCAGCGAAATCGCGATGACAATCAAGCCGATGGCAACGCTCCTGGCTAAACGCGCGTAAAACGCGCGGCGCGGCAGAAGTTTGCTTTTGCGATGCTCGAACATGCCATTTTTTCCATATTGAACCCGGCCATCTCGATTGCAATGATTTTAGAGCCAATCAAATCCAGGCGAGCGAATTTCAAGAAGACGGAAAACGATTCTCCCTCTCCTTGGGGAGAGGGCCGGGAGAGCCTCGGACAAAAAGATCAACAAGTTTTTAGCTCGCCCTCATCCTGACCTTCTCCCCCAGGAGAAGGAACTCGCGTGGTTCATTTCTAGTCTTGAGGAGAACCGTCCGGCGAATCCAGTCGCGCAAATTTCAAGCAGACGGCGAAACGTGCGACCGCTCACGCCGGTCGCCAATCCAAAACCTTCAACTGCACCGCGCGCCGGCCATTGTATTCGTTGATCTGCGGCGCGAAGGCGAGATCGAACTGACCGACCGGCAGCGATTCGTTGCCCGCGCGCCACCAGACCGCCTCGTGCGTGGCAGTGCCGTCCGTGACCCAGAGTTTGACATGCTGTTTGTCCGCGCCGATTCGTTGCAATGGGCGTTGATGCGTGACACGGCGGGTGGCGAGTTGAACGACGGGATTTCCCTGTCCCATCGGTTTCAATTGGTTGAACTCCATCAGCCGTTCCAAAGTCAGATCGGCGAGCGAAATTTCCGCATCGACCCTCAGCGCCGGTTGCAGTTGATCGGGCTTCAGCAGGCGGCGCGCAAGGTCGTTGAGGCGAAGGCGCAAGGCATCCAGATTGTCCGGTTGAATCGTCAAGCCCGCCGCCATCGCATGGCCGCCGTGACGCACCAACAGGTCGTTGCACTCGCGCAACGCCGCCGCCAGATCGAAGCCTTCGATGCTGCGGCCCGACCCGCGCCATTCGCCGCTCTCGCCACCGACGATAATCGTGGGCCGATAAAACTGCTGCAACACGCGCGACGCCACGATGCCAACCACGCCGATGTGCCAGAGCAACTGCCCTTCCACGATGACGAAGTCCGTCTGGGGATTGAAGCGCGCGCGTAGTGCGCCGATGACTTCGTCAGCAATGCTGCGCTCGATTTTCTGTCGCTCACGATTGTGCGCATCGAGATTTTGCGCCAGCGGCATTGCTTCGGCCAGGTCGCGCGCCATGAGCAGGTGCAAGGCTTCTTCTGCGTTCTCCAAACGTCCGGCGGCGTTCAAGCGCGGCGCCAGTTGAAAACCGACTTCGTAGGTGCCGAGTTGCGCCGGGGACTGCGCCACTTTTTTCAAAGCGAGCAGACCGGGTCGCTGAGTGGTGTTCAAGCGCTCCAGGCCCATCGCCACGAAAATGCGGTTCTCCCCGGACAACGGCACGATGTCCGCAATCGTGCCAAGCGCGACGAGGTCCAGCAGCGGGCGCAGGTCGTAAGCGCGGGCTTCCGCCAGCCCAAGATCGCGTCCGCGTTTCACAAGGGCGTGGGCGAGTTTGAACGCGAGACCGACGGAGCAGAGTTCAGTGAAGGTTGGAGTCCAGCCTTTAGGCTGTTCCGGGTCCGAACCAGCTAAAGCTTGAACTCCAACTTGCGGGTTGACGAGCGCAGTGGCGGCGGGCGCGGGTGAGGAAACCTGATGATGATCGAGCACCAGCACATCGATGCCGCGTTGACGCAGCCAGTCGATGGTCGTCACTGCCGTCGAGCCGCAGTCCACCGCCAGCAGGAGTTTGACGGGAAATTTTTGGAGGCAGTTCTCCACGCCATCCTGACTCAAGCCATAGCCTTCTTCCATCCGGTGCGGCAGATAATAATGAACGGTCCATCCCAGCGATCGCAACACCTCGACCAGCAGCGCCGTGGAGGTGACGCCGTCCACATCGTAGTCGCCAAAGATTACGAGCGGTTCGGCGCGGGCGCGGGCGAGGAACAGACGCGCCACTGCCGTGTCCATGTCCGGCAAAAAGAAAGGATCGGCGAGTTGTTTGAGGCGCGGTCGCAGGAAATTGTTGATGGCTGTCGGCTCGCTAAACCCTCGATTGAGCAGGCATTGCGCGAGCAGCGAAGAAACTTTCAGTTCGGACGCCAACCGTTCCGCCAATAAAGGCTGCGGCGGCGCCAATGACCAGCGGTATTTCATCAGCGATGCGGCCGGTTGCAGACCGAGGCCAGGATGGAAATCAGAATGATGCCGGCGACGATCACCAGGGAGACGGTGGTTGACGTTTCATAACCCCAGATTTCCGCCAGCATCTTGCCACCAATGAACACCAGCACAATCGAGAGACCAAACTTGAGAAAGCGAAAATGATCAATCGCCCCGGCCAGCACGAAATAAAGCGAGCGCAGACCGAGAATGGCGAACACGTTCGAGGTGAAAACGATGAACGGTTTTTGCGTGACGGCGAAAATGGCGGGGATGGAATCCACCGCGAAAATCAAATCAGTCGTCTCCACTGTCAACAAGACCAACGCCAGCGGCGTCAATACCCAGCGGCCGTGGCGGCGCAACAGATATTTCTGCCCCTCATACTCGGTGGCGACCGGAAAGAATTTGCGCGCCAGCCGGATGATCAGATTCTTTTCCGGATGCACGCCGACCTCCCCGGCAAAAAACATTCTGACCCCGGTGAACATGAGGAACGCGCCGAAGACATACAGCATCCAATGAAACCGGAGGATCAACACCGAACCCAAGCCGATCATCACCCCGCGCATCAGAAGAGCGCCCAAAATGCCCCAGAATAACACGCGATGTTGATAATGTGATGGCACTCGGAAATACGTGAAGATCAGCGCGATCACAAACACGTTGTCCATCGACAGCGACAGTTCGATGAGGTAGCCCGTCAGGAACTCGACGGTTTCCTGCTTGCCGCGCAACGGCGCCAATCCAACGGCAAACAACATCGCCAGCGTGCACCAGACCGTGGTCCAGGCCAGCGCCTCCTTGAAACGCACCACATGCGCCTGCCGGTGGAACAAGCCAAGATCCACCGCCAGAAAAATCAGCACGCAACTGACAAACCCCACCCAATGCCACGGAGTGATGGTAATCGTCGCAAGCATGACGGGATCGTCAGCCGCGCGTCGTGACGGTTTGATCCATCACCACCTGTGAGGCGCCCATCTTGGGCCGTTCGCCTTTGTGCCACCAAAGGACGAGCGCACTGGCGATGTAGATGCTCGAGTAGGTGCCGGTGAGAATGCCGACGAGAAACGTGAAGGCAAAGTCGTTGATCACGCCGCCGCCAAACAGGTAAAGACAGAGGGTGGCGATGAACACGGTACCGCTGGTGATGATGGTCCGGCTCAACGTCTGGTTAAGCGCCTGGTTCATCACTTCCTTGAACGTGCCACGCACGCCCAGCTTCAGGTCTTCCCGAATCCGGTCGAAGATGACGATGGTGTCGTTGATCGAGAAACCGATGATCGTGAGGATGGCGGCCACGATCGGCGCGCTCAGTTCCCGACCACTCAGGAAGAACCAGCCCATCGTCATCAGAATGTCGTGGATGATGGCCACGACCGCGCCAACAGAGAAGGAGAATTCATAGCGGAACGCGACATAGACCAGGATGCCAAACATCGCCAGCAGCGAGGCGAGAATTGCAACCCGCGTGATCTCTGCGCCAACCGTCGGGCCGACCTTGTCCACGGAGAGTGACTTGAATTGCGCCGCCGGGAATTTTCGTTCCAACTCGGTCTTCACTTTGTCAGCGCTGTTGAACGCGGTGGTGATGCGCAGGTTTTCCGTTTTTGTTGCAATGTCCTTCTGGTACTGAATTGCGGCATCGCCCACGTTGAGCGTCTTCAAGGTGTCGCGGATTTTATCCACCTCGACCTTTTGCGCGAAGCTATAGGTCTGCTGGTCGCCGCCGACAAAATCCACACCCAGCACGCCGTGCCCACGGACGAAGATGCCGTAACCGTTGCCGATGACAATCAACAGCCAGGAGGCGATAAAGGCAGGCGCCGCCCATTTCATGAAATCGATTTTGCTGCCGCGTATGATGTGCAGCATTGGCAGTTTCTTGAGCCATTCCTTGGCCAGCAGCCAGTCGAAAATCAGGCGGGTGACAACCAGCGCCGTGAACATGCTGACGGTCACACCAATCGTCAGCGTCACGCCGAACCCTTTCACCGGCCCGGTGCCCATGAAAATCAAAATGACCGATGAAATGAGCGTGGTAAGGTTCGAATCGAAGATGGTGCCGAAGGCTTTGTTGTAGCCGGCGGCCAGCGCGCCACGCATCGATTTGCCCGCCGCCAGTTCTTCACGAATGCGCTCGAAGATGAGCACGTTGGCATCCACCGCCATGCCGATGGTCAGCACGATACCGGCAATGCCTGGCAGCGTGAGGGTCGTGCCAATCGAACACATGACCCCCATCAAAATGATGATGTTCAGGACCAGGGCGAGGTTGGCAACGAGGCCGGCGAACAAATAGTAAACCAACATGAAACCAGCGACGGCGATCGTGCCAATCAATGCCGCGTTCATCCCGCTGCGGATGGAATCTTTTCCGAGCGATGGATCCACTTCCCGTGATTCGATGATCTTGACCGGCGCTTCCAGCGGATTCTCCAGCACGTTCGCCAGTTGCTGCGCCTCTTCGGGTGTGAAACTGCCCTCGATCATCCCGCGCGCGCCGATTTCGCCGTTGATAACCGGCGCGGAATAAAGCTCGCCGTCCAACACGATGGCAAGTTGATGTCCGATGTTCTCGCGTGTCACCCTGGAGAAAATCTGCGCGCCTTCGTCGTTCAGGACAAAATCAATTTCCGGTGAATTATTGATCATGTTGCGACTAACCATGGCACTCTTGATGGATTTGCCGGTCAGTTCATGTTTCTTTTTGACGAGGTAGCCGGGCACGTCCTGCCCCGTTTTCGATTTATGCGGGTGCCGCAAAAACTCGTAGCCCGGTTCGGTTATTCCTTGCAGAACAAGGTCGTCGGTCTCCGGATGCGCCAGCCGAAATTCCAGATAAGCCGCCTTCTGGATCGTGATTCTGGCGGTCTCTCTTTCCGCTTCGGACAAGCCGGGCAGTTGAATCAGAATACGGTCCGCGCCCGCCGGCTGAATGATTGGTTCGGCCACGCCGAATTTATCCACACGCCGGCGCAGGACCTCGACCGCCTGCGATAAAATCCGTTCGTTCTTTTGCGACACATCTTGCGGCGAGGTGTTGGTGCTCAACTGATTCGTGCCAGCAGTTTCGGTGTTGGCCAGGCTCGTCGCTTTGGTCAGGTCCACACCCACGAGGAACGATGTGCCACCCTGCAAATCCAAACCCCGCTTGATCCGACCCGCGGCCTCACGTTGCAGACGATTCAGGATGGCGCGCGTCGGATTCGCTTCCTGCTTGATTTCAAAGAATGGAAAATAGCGCGTGATGTCATTCGTCCCGATCGCATCCA encodes the following:
- a CDS encoding DUF1328 domain-containing protein, whose protein sequence is MLNWTLAFLVIALLAALLGFAGIAGTAAWIAQVLFVLFLVLFLVSLIFGRKRV
- a CDS encoding BON domain-containing protein, translating into MKTKYTLVLMTVLATVITCTPLRAARSDDARIVAAAKQSYVYRTYLKNDDIKIQSKDGLVTLKGEVSDRSHKDMAADTVESLPGVKSVDNQLVVKPADEHSDGWIEFKVKSALLFHRSVSGTRTTVAVKDGMVTLSGTASSQAEKDLTEEYAKDIEGVKGVKNEMTVSTTPPPRRMGEVIDDASITAQVKSALLTHRSTSAIKTKVTTRGGVVTVSGEAKNQAEKDLVTKLANDIHGVKSVVNAMEVKG
- a CDS encoding XdhC family protein encodes the protein MKNLVFQALAEAAHSGEPVALGVISGVKGSSPQKVGAKALFYADGRIKGTLGGGCLEAEIQHRAIQSLRSGEAETFDLLLDHDFGWDDGLICGGKVFGVILPNAQKVGEHFWNILAERSATKTWGVKKDFVVALAEAHTPTFPLSHFPSADWLYHETITPPCALWIAGAGHIAQAVAPLALQLDFNVTVFDDRPALCNHQFFPREVSLKADVWEKLSVLPLPKVPSFALIVTRGHRHDALVLRDWIHKPFLFFGMIGSQRKAHTIFEHFLEEKIATPEQLQRVACPVGIQIKSQSVQEIAVSIMAQFIEKRAELVSERQAASAAQFELVR
- the recJ gene encoding single-stranded-DNA-specific exonuclease RecJ; protein product: MKYRWSLAPPQPLLAERLASELKVSSLLAQCLLNRGFSEPTAINNFLRPRLKQLADPFFLPDMDTAVARLFLARARAEPLVIFGDYDVDGVTSTALLVEVLRSLGWTVHYYLPHRMEEGYGLSQDGVENCLQKFPVKLLLAVDCGSTAVTTIDWLRQRGIDVLVLDHHQVSSPAPAATALVNPQVGVQALAGSDPEQPKGWTPTFTELCSVGLAFKLAHALVKRGRDLGLAEARAYDLRPLLDLVALGTIADIVPLSGENRIFVAMGLERLNTTQRPGLLALKKVAQSPAQLGTYEVGFQLAPRLNAAGRLENAEEALHLLMARDLAEAMPLAQNLDAHNRERQKIERSIADEVIGALRARFNPQTDFVIVEGQLLWHIGVVGIVASRVLQQFYRPTIIVGGESGEWRGSGRSIEGFDLAAALRECNDLLVRHGGHAMAAGLTIQPDNLDALRLRLNDLARRLLKPDQLQPALRVDAEISLADLTLERLMEFNQLKPMGQGNPVVQLATRRVTHQRPLQRIGADKQHVKLWVTDGTATHEAVWWRAGNESLPVGQFDLAFAPQINEYNGRRAVQLKVLDWRPA
- a CDS encoding TerC family protein — protein: MLATITITPWHWVGFVSCVLIFLAVDLGLFHRQAHVVRFKEALAWTTVWCTLAMLFAVGLAPLRGKQETVEFLTGYLIELSLSMDNVFVIALIFTYFRVPSHYQHRVLFWGILGALLMRGVMIGLGSVLILRFHWMLYVFGAFLMFTGVRMFFAGEVGVHPEKNLIIRLARKFFPVATEYEGQKYLLRRHGRWVLTPLALVLLTVETTDLIFAVDSIPAIFAVTQKPFIVFTSNVFAILGLRSLYFVLAGAIDHFRFLKFGLSIVLVFIGGKMLAEIWGYETSTTVSLVIVAGIILISILASVCNRPHR
- the secD gene encoding protein translocase subunit SecD, with protein sequence MNRNNLWKWIFVVLTVIWSFYEIYPPNGRDLTLVFQERAVRRDAAYTNIIDTLKPLQQKNAERAFGNLLDAIGTNDITRYFPFFEIKQEANPTRAILNRLQREAAGRIKRGLDLQGGTSFLVGVDLTKATSLANTETAGTNQLSTNTSPQDVSQKNERILSQAVEVLRRRVDKFGVAEPIIQPAGADRILIQLPGLSEAERETARITIQKAAYLEFRLAHPETDDLVLQGITEPGYEFLRHPHKSKTGQDVPGYLVKKKHELTGKSIKSAMVSRNMINNSPEIDFVLNDEGAQIFSRVTRENIGHQLAIVLDGELYSAPVINGEIGARGMIEGSFTPEEAQQLANVLENPLEAPVKIIESREVDPSLGKDSIRSGMNAALIGTIAVAGFMLVYYLFAGLVANLALVLNIIILMGVMCSIGTTLTLPGIAGIVLTIGMAVDANVLIFERIREELAAGKSMRGALAAGYNKAFGTIFDSNLTTLISSVILIFMGTGPVKGFGVTLTIGVTVSMFTALVVTRLIFDWLLAKEWLKKLPMLHIIRGSKIDFMKWAAPAFIASWLLIVIGNGYGIFVRGHGVLGVDFVGGDQQTYSFAQKVEVDKIRDTLKTLNVGDAAIQYQKDIATKTENLRITTAFNSADKVKTELERKFPAAQFKSLSVDKVGPTVGAEITRVAILASLLAMFGILVYVAFRYEFSFSVGAVVAIIHDILMTMGWFFLSGRELSAPIVAAILTIIGFSINDTIVIFDRIREDLKLGVRGTFKEVMNQALNQTLSRTIITSGTVFIATLCLYLFGGGVINDFAFTFLVGILTGTYSSIYIASALVLWWHKGERPKMGASQVVMDQTVTTRG